The following coding sequences lie in one Paracholeplasma manati genomic window:
- the thpR gene encoding RNA 2',3'-cyclic phosphodiesterase yields the protein MRLFIGIDLSQSMKSYLFNVSKTIEPHTRGHITREPNYHLTLAFLGELDDIQTEQLKGWMNTVDFKSFQMQLSDIDYFQKGERFIYYMGIQSNPSLKSLYQKVLDFIAPLNISLHGKFSPHITLIRQGKAFPVHALPLPKTEENIDVDTITLFLSHQVDGELTYTPIHRVKLK from the coding sequence ATGAGACTATTTATTGGCATCGACTTATCACAGTCGATGAAATCTTATTTATTCAATGTATCCAAAACCATCGAACCCCATACCAGAGGCCATATCACAAGAGAACCCAATTACCATCTAACCCTGGCTTTTTTAGGCGAACTCGATGATATTCAAACAGAACAACTCAAAGGTTGGATGAATACTGTCGATTTTAAGTCATTTCAAATGCAGCTATCGGATATCGACTACTTTCAAAAAGGGGAACGATTCATTTATTATATGGGGATTCAATCGAACCCATCCTTAAAGTCATTATATCAAAAGGTACTCGATTTTATCGCACCTCTCAACATCTCACTCCATGGCAAATTCAGTCCGCACATCACGTTGATTCGTCAAGGTAAGGCTTTTCCAGTCCACGCACTCCCATTACCAAAAACCGAAGAAAACATCGATGTAGACACCATCACCCTATTTTTAAGTCATCAAGTCGATGGCGAGCTCACCTACACCCCGATTCACCGTGTAAAGCTCAAATAA
- a CDS encoding heparan-alpha-glucosaminide N-acetyltransferase domain-containing protein: protein MKRIQAVDFLRGLGVFFVIILHTAFYYFDGIYDVDMDNPSLIITLIGFLLMFAGLFAMVSGLSYTLQFLNTKDPKARIKYMGYAGLLMMFIASLYFLFTGPGIIHFDSRSMDESLLVSFIRDGSFQPWTLERIFYVDSLVMISFNIWLLALLFLAIKKYIHHPKAAVYILILATVFMALSYVRIPLYNVYLEARDNNQYILVILLNWLVAKNNPILPFYAFALFGVWVALLLKHNQFKVLKRWMLPVGLAYMIIGIAGYILTPETMLERAIDPTWYFIMVTQIGLFLLMILGALYVFDFKQVKLNPVTRFIKRFGISGLTPFFFEQITSAVIFLVINQFITLKLDIPGALIYGFIHVLMWGFILMAWEKKHYKYTIEWAYTSLLRKVSPSSKHQALEDAYASR, encoded by the coding sequence ATGAAACGCATACAAGCAGTGGATTTTTTAAGGGGATTGGGTGTGTTTTTTGTCATCATCTTACACACCGCTTTTTACTATTTTGACGGGATTTATGATGTCGACATGGATAACCCAAGTTTAATCATCACATTGATTGGTTTCTTGTTGATGTTTGCGGGATTATTCGCGATGGTATCTGGGTTATCGTATACCCTTCAATTTTTAAATACGAAAGACCCAAAAGCACGTATCAAATATATGGGTTATGCAGGTTTGTTGATGATGTTTATCGCGTCTCTCTATTTCTTGTTTACCGGTCCTGGCATCATCCACTTTGATAGTAGAAGTATGGATGAATCTTTATTGGTGTCTTTTATTCGTGATGGGTCTTTTCAGCCATGGACGTTAGAACGCATTTTCTATGTGGATAGTTTGGTGATGATCAGCTTCAACATTTGGCTATTGGCTTTACTATTCTTAGCGATAAAAAAATACATCCATCATCCAAAAGCAGCGGTATATATCCTCATTTTAGCTACCGTATTTATGGCTTTATCATATGTGCGAATTCCTTTATACAATGTGTATTTGGAGGCGAGAGATAACAATCAATACATTTTAGTCATCTTACTCAATTGGTTGGTTGCGAAAAACAACCCAATTTTACCATTCTATGCTTTTGCATTATTTGGGGTTTGGGTCGCGTTACTGCTAAAACATAACCAGTTTAAAGTCTTGAAACGCTGGATGTTACCCGTCGGTTTGGCGTATATGATTATCGGTATTGCCGGGTACATTTTAACCCCAGAAACGATGTTAGAACGTGCCATTGACCCGACATGGTATTTCATCATGGTCACTCAAATTGGGTTATTCTTGTTAATGATTTTAGGTGCGCTTTATGTCTTTGATTTCAAGCAAGTGAAACTGAATCCCGTCACGCGTTTCATTAAACGGTTTGGGATTTCAGGTTTAACCCCATTTTTCTTTGAACAAATCACCAGTGCAGTGATTTTCTTAGTCATCAACCAATTCATCACACTCAAACTCGACATCCCTGGCGCGTTGATCTATGGGTTTATTCATGTATTGATGTGGGGATTCATTT